A region of Necator americanus strain Aroian chromosome I, whole genome shotgun sequence DNA encodes the following proteins:
- a CDS encoding hypothetical protein (NECATOR_CHRI.G447.T1): protein MFFSVQHLIGQDAKFSLVWRAATSGTAKKLPRRAVLNLSVSNMCKEILKFAPTGKYTEAELNSKFSLYLLGQLLYGTVLIYDRQVTLFKIDVQATYEKCRRLPMEELLNARDLFPEKKRHRRSKMIELNAGDIDIDEQPESRFVGLARRCEITMLELEAEPLIWRRQDLFSDEEIQAPVVFSKDGLEETQMVDGAGDVGQQSVVQPEVTTGIQPLSENGPATKKPRMHEESHQEKREQAGDAVTISLELSPLHDETKEGVNLVKRRKAPHLLDVEGLCISYESMKKMHSDYSSLLRTKEELRAGMAQDKYPTLHELLLPYPAYARNRFPKECIELYRSRFSDTLTYEQALCENLFDPINRGPPSQLWRYPGSDQSSKDDSEYDLLPGIAFLRETPDRIRAAASGGTSRDGDERSKRAKEADSALLTPGKATIMETPNREKETSTVEGGQGDAHRRNYHSMPPGFPAATVAADTSLPLGADISLPERERFRESRSSFFEQARRITRGTDDMEGRPSSVQLQDPALLGDISQASMFSASGRVLSLSSSLREKITSEEGRLITDATREANRPIPFSSLIPPAVTSKKRAARVFSTLLDLAGKTVVEAKQIEPYGEIWVRACSATTSSDHDIEGMTSGGSFVY, encoded by the exons TTCGTTATACTTGCTTGGACAACTATTATACGGTACTGTACTCATCTATGATCGACAGGTCACTCTATTCAAAA TCGATGTGCAAGCTACGTACGAAAAGTGCAGACGACTTCCCATGGAGGAGCTTCTAAATGCAAG AGACCtttttcctgagaagaaaCGTCATCGTCGCTCTAAAATGATCGAGCTAAATGCTGGAGATATCGACATAGATGAGCAACCT GAAAGCAGATTTGTTGGACTTGCTCGACGTTGTGAAATAACTATGCTGGAACTGGAAGCTGAACCGCTCATTTGGCGACGACAAGATTTGTTCAGCGACGAAGAAATTCAGGCCCCAGTCGTCTTCAGCAAAGATGGTTT GGAAGAAACGCAAATGGTGGATGGAGCTGGAGATGTTGGCCAACAGAGTGTTGTTCAACCGGAG GTAACTACTGGCATTCAGCCACTTAGCGAGAACGGACCAGCTACAAAGAAACCACGAATGCATGAGGAATCACATCaagaaaaacgagaacagGCTGGCGAT GCAGTAACAATATCGTTGGAACTCAGCCCTTTACATGATGAAACTAAAGAAGGCGTGAATCtagtgaagagaagaaaggctCCACATCTGCTGGATGTTGAAGGACTGTGCATCTCATAT GAATCGATGAAGAAGATGCATTCGGATTATTCTTCCCTATTGCGAACGAAAGAAGAGTTGCGAGCTGGTATGGCACAGGACAAGTACCCAACTCTTCACGAATTGTTGCTCCCATACCCTGCATATGCTAGAAATA GGTTCCCGAAAGAGTGTATCGAATTATATCGCAGTAGATTCTCTGACACCCTCACCTATGAACAGGCTCTCTGTGAGAATCTTTTTGACCCGATCAATCGCGGACCGCCATCACAACTGTGGCGTTATCCTGGGAGCGATCAGTCCTCCAAAGAT GACTCGGAGTATGACTTGCTTCCTGGAATCGCTTTCTTGCGCGAAACTCCAGACAG AATTCGAGCTGCGGCGAGTGGCGGAACTTCGCGCGATGGTGATGAAAGAAGTAAACGAGCTAAGGAG GCCGATTCCGCTTTGCTAACTCCTGGAAAGGCGACAATAATGGAAACACCTAATAG GGAAAAAGAGACTTCGACAGTTGAAGGTGGTCAGGGTGATGCTCATAGAAGAAATTAC cattCGATGCCACCTGGTTTTCCGGCAGCTACGGTCGCTGCAGACACTAGTTTGCCGCTTGGTGCAGATATATCTCTGCCTGAGCGCGAACGTTTTAGGGAATCTCGTAGCTCCTTTTTTGAGCAAGCACGTCGGATTACTCGAGGAACAGATGACATGG AAGGTCGCCCATCCTCTGTACAACTTCAAGATCCCGCGCTGTTGGGAGATATTTCGCAAGCATCTATGTTTAGTGCCTCTGGAAG GGTGCTTTCACTGTCATCTTCCTTACGAGAAAAGATTACATCGGAGGAAGGTCGCCTCATTACCGA CGCTACCAGAGAGGCAAATAGACCAATCCCATTTTCATCTCTGATCCCTCCGGCTGTAACATCGAAGAAACGTGCTGCACGTGTTTTTTCAACACTGTTAG atcttgCTGGAAAAACGGTAGTCGAAGCTAAGCAGATTGAACCATACGGAGAAATTTGGGTTCGAGCTTGTTCTGCCACAACTAGCAGTGATCACGATATAGAAGGAATGACATCCGGAGGAAGTTTTGTGTATTAG